A region of the Pseudomonas sp. J452 genome:
CATGCAGCAGAACCTCGACAGCGGCAGCCGTTTGCTGGAACAGGATGGCCAGCGCTATCTCGGTGAGTGGCGGACCCTGGCCAGCGGCTCGAACTACAAGGTCCTGGCGCTGTTGCACAAGTCGCTGGACCAGGCCGAGGCGGCCTTTGCGCCACTCGATCAGGACATTCTGCTGATCGCCCTGGCGGCCCTGTTCGCCTCGCTGCTGGGCGCTCTGCTGCTGGCGCGCAACCTGTCGCAACCGGTACGCCAGCTGGCCCGGGTGGCCGAGCGCATCGGCCAGGGCGACTACCAGACGCCCATCACCCTGCAGCGCCGTGATGAACTGGGCAGCCTGGCGCAGACCTTCAAGAGCATGCAGGAGGGCATCGCCGAGCGTGAGCGGCAACTGGCGCACAACGCCCTGCACGATGCCCTGACCGGGCTGCCCAACCGCACCCTGGCCATTGAACGCCTGGGCAGCGCGATTACCGCGGGGCGACCGACCGCCTTGCTCTACCTGAGCGTGAGCAACTTCCGCAGCATTCTGGAAAGCAGCGGTGCGGACGGCGTCGATCTGGCCTTGCAGCAGCTCGCTCGGCGCCTGCAGGCAACCCTGCGTCCCGGCGACAGCCTGGCACGCCTGGTGGCAGATGAAATGCTGCTGTTGCTGGAGCACTGCGACAGCGACAGTGCCATCGCCGCCGCCGACAAACTGCAGCAGTTGCTGGCCAAGCCCATGACTATCGGTAGCCTGGTCATCAGCCTGGATTGCTGCATTGGCATCGCCGTCTACCCAGTCGATGGCGCGACGCCGGATGAACTGCTGCGCCGCGCCGCCATTGCCATGCAGGATGCCGCGCACCTGCCGGGCCATCTGCAGGTTTACCAGCAGGGCCGCGATGATGCCCACCAACGGCAGATCAGCCTGATCCGTGACCTGCGCCATGCCGCAAGCAATGCGGAATTGCTGCTCTATTACCAGCCCAAGCTGGATATCCGTGCCGGCCGGGTGCACGAGGCCGAGGCCCTGCTGCGCTGGAACCATCCGCAGTACGGCATGGTTTCACCGGGCGAATTCATCCCGCTGGCCGAGCGCACCGGCAGCATCCAGATCCTCACCGCCTGGGTGATCGAAGAAGTGGTGCGCCAGCTGCATGAGTGGAACAGCCGCGGCCTGCACATGCAGGTGTCGCTGAATATCTCCGCCGAAGACCTGGGCAGTCTGGAACTGGCCGAGCGCGTCGCGGCGCTGCTGGCCCGCCAGGCGGTGGCGGCCGAGCAACTGGTGTTCGAGATTACCGAGAGTGCGGTGATGCAGGACCCGGAGCGCGCCCTGGAGGTGCTGCACAGCTTGCGCAACTGCGGCATTCACCTGTCGGTGGATGACTTCGGCACCGGCTATTCCTCGCTGGCCCAGCTCAAGCGCATGCCGGTGCACGAGCTGAAGATCGACCAGTCGTTCATCCGCGAGCTGGATGAGCAGAGTGATGACGCGGTGATCGTCCGTTCGACCATCGACATGAGCCACAGCCTCGGCCTCAAGGTGGTGGCCGAGGGGGTCGAGTTCCAGCGCAACCTCGATCTGCTGCGCCTGTGGAACTGCGACACCGCCCAGGGCTACCTGATCAGCCGGCCGTTGCCGGCCCAGGCGTTCGAGCAGTGGATGCAGCAGTGGCAACCATCCGTTCTGGCCGGAGCACATTGACCATGGGCAAGACCCTCGCGCTGATTTTTCTCGGGCTGCTATGCCCGGGCCTGGTGCTGGCCGAGCAGGGCCGGCTGTTGGCCACCGGCGGCGCGAGCAGCATCGAAGGCGCGGCCGGTGGCGGTATCACGCCCTGGGCGGTGCTGTCCGGTTATGGCGAGCAGGGCGAGTGGGGCGCCAGCGCCTTCGCCACCCGCGTCGAGACCGGTGACTACCGCCTGGATGTGGCGGGTATGGCCGCGTCCTACGGCAACCGCGTGGAGCTGTCCTACGCGCGCCAGCGTTTCGACCTCGGCACCCTGGCCCGTGACCTCAGCCTGCCGGACAACAGCCTCAGCCAGGACATCCTCGGCCTCAAGGTGCGCCTATTCGGCGACCTGATCTACGACCAGCTGCCGCAGGTCTCCCTGGGCATCCAGCACAAGCGGCAGAAGGACTTTCTGGTGCCGAGCCTGATCGGCGCCCAGCGTGACGAAGACACCGAAGGCTACATCGCCGCCAGTCGCCTGCTGCTCGGTGGCGCGTTCGGCTACAACCTGCTGCTCAATGGCAACCTGCGCTACAGCCGGGCCAACGAGCTGGGCCTGCTGGGCTTCGGTGGCGACCGCCGCGACGAGCATTCTGTACTCAAGGAAGGCTCCGTGGCGGTGCTGTTCAACCCGCGCTGGGCACTGGGCGTGGAGTACCGCGAGAAGCCGGACAACCTGTCCTTCGCCGGCGAAAACGACTGGTCCGATGTGTTCATCGGCTACTTCCCCAACAAGCACCTGGCCGTGGTGCTGGCCTATGCGCGCCTGGGTGAAATTGCCGGGCTGGATAATCAGGACGGCGCCTACCTGTCCATCCAGGGGAGCTTCTGAGCATGCGCGTTCTTCTCGCTGGGCTGTGCCTGACCCTGGTCGCCTGCACCAGCCAGCCACCCAGGGATGACAGTCTCTACCGCAGCCTCGGCGAGCAAGCCGGGATCACCCGTATCGTCGAAGGCATGCTGCTCAACTCGGCACGCAACCCGCGTATCGCCCATTACTTCCGCGACATCGACATCGAGCGCCTGCGCGACAAGCTGGTCGAACAGGTCTGCGTCGAGGCCGGCGGCCCCTGCGAATACACCGGCGACAGCATGGAAGAGAGCCACAAGGGCTTGAATATCGACCGGGGTGACTTCAATGCCCTGGTCGAAGACCTGATCGACGCGATGGACGCCGAGGGCATCCCGGTCGCCGCGCAAAACCGCTTGCTGGCGCGCCTGGCACCGCTGCGCGGGCAGATCATCGAGCGTTAGCTCGCCAACTCCTTCACATCCACGCATTGCACGAGCGCGACCGGGGCTGGCTTTGGCGTATTCTGCGCAGCTGCGAGCGGCACGCTGCGGCTGCTCGCCTTTGCAGAATCCATTGATTCAGGGAGTGAAAAATGAAGTGTAAAAGCCTGCTGGTAGGTCTTTTCAGTGCTGTGGTTCTCGTCGGCTGCGGCGATAGCGAGCAGAGCCTCTCGGAGAAAGCCGGCAAAGCGGTGGGCGAGGGCGTCACCGGTTTTCTCTCCGGTGTAGGCAGTGGTGTCGATCAGAGCATGGTGGTCGAGACCGAGCTGGGCGCAGGCGCAAGCAAGGCCGGCCTGGTCAAGACCACCGCCAAGTCCAACGGTATGGCCGACGCGGAAAAGAGCTTCAGCGTCTATCTGGTGGCCAACGAGCCGTTCAAGGGCACTCTGCTGGCCAAGGCGTATAACAAGGACGGTCAGGAAATAGGCCGCGCGAAGAGCGAAGTCGATCTGCAGAAGGACGACGCCGACTACATCATCTTTGCCTTCAACGAGCGCATGGATAGCCAATTGGTACACAAGTACCTGGTTGACACCGTGCAGTAAGCCTTGCTCCACCCTCCACGCGCCGGCACCTTTGCCGGCGCGCTGGTTTCAAACGGCTGTATGGATAAAGTTCCCTGCCTCGGAGTTTTCCGCAAAAACTCCAGAGTTTCCTGCAAGAAGCTGTCACCCCCCTGTCACTAGAGTCCTGCATCCCAGCAAACCGCTGGCGCAACCCGGTTGTTCGCGGCGTGTTTTGCTCTCCCGGCCAGGTTGCACTCTGTTTTCGCCGGCGCGAGCTAAAGTTGAGTAGAGACGTAGGTTGATTGGCTCTCACCCGGATGACCGAGAGCAGCATGGCAGCGCGGATGGCGCCACCCCATTCATGACCCGTTCCTGCAGCAGGAGCGGGTTCTAAGAGCCTGTTCAAAGTCTCGCGGGCTAGAGCCAGGCAAGGAGAAATCGGGCGAAGAAGCGGAGTTTACGAGCTGTAAATGAGCATTCTGAGCCCGATTTCAACGCAGCATGGCCGACGCGCAGCAGACATTGAACAGGTTCTAAGCGGCCCGCCACAAGCGGGCGTAATGCCAACCAGGCTGCGGATCACCCACCGCAGCGCCATAACAACAAACGAGAGGGCATCCTCCCATGACCGCTAGCACCCCCATGCTGATCACTTTCGTGGTGTACATCGCCGCGATGGTACTGATCGGGCTATTCGCCTACATGCGTACCAAGAACCTGTCCGACTACATTCTTGGCGGTCGCAGCCTCGGTAGTTTTGTTACCGCGCTGTCCGCTGGTGCCTCCGACATGAGCGGCTGGCTGCTGATGGGCCTGCCGGGCGCCGTGTACATGTCCGGCCTGTCCGAAGGCTGGATCGCCATCGGCCTGATCGTCGGTGCCTACCTCAACTGGCTGCTCGTCGCCGGCCGTCTGCGTGTGCAGACCGAGCACAACGGCAACGCGCTGACCCTGCCGGACTACTTCACCAATCGCTTCGAAGACAACAGCCGCATCCTGCGCATCTTCTCCGCCCTGGTGATCCTGGTGTTCTTCACCATCTACTGCGCCTCGGGCGTGGTGGCCGGTGCCCGCCTATTCGAAAGCACCTTCGGCATGAGCTACGAAACCGCCCTGTGGGCCGGTGCTGCAGCGACCATCGCCTACACCTTCATCGGCGGCTTCCTGGCGGTGAGCTGGACGGACACCGTGCAGGCCACCCTGATGATCTTCGCCCTGATCCTCGCTCCGGTCATGGTGCTGGTGGCCACCGGTGGTATGGACAGCACCTTCGCTGCCATCGAGCTGAAGGACGCCACCAACTTCGACATGCTCAAAGGCACGACCTTTGTCGGCGTGATCTCGCTGATGGCCTGGGGCCTGGGCTACTTCGGTCAGCCGCACATCCTGGCGCGCTTCATGGCGGCCGACTCGGTCAAATCGATCCCGGCTGCCCGTCGCATCTCCATGACCTGGATGATCCTCTGCCTCGGTGGTGCCGTGGCGGTAGGCTTCTTCGGTATCGCCTACTTCTCGGCTAACCCGGACCTGGCTGGCCCGGTTACCGAGAACCCGGAGCGCGTGTTCATCGAGCTGTCCAAGCTGCTGTTCAACCCGTGGATCGCTGGTGTGCTGCTGTCGGCCATCCTCGCCGCCGTGATGTCCACCC
Encoded here:
- a CDS encoding putative bifunctional diguanylate cyclase/phosphodiesterase is translated as MKFSHSFQARIASVLILLLLVVIGALYFSVKAATGVAVQNQLREELGVGGRVFEQLLEVRGRQLHDAVRVLAADFGFKDAVASGDAATIRSALANHGARINAGVVMLLGLDGSLQVSTAEQIGSDSMSRLAGQMQDPAGSGPQVFLLPIDGEVFLLVEAMVSAPLPIARVVMGFHVDEAFANELRELTHLELTLVSIEQGKPAGWVSTLPAALHGGLRAEIMQQNLDSGSRLLEQDGQRYLGEWRTLASGSNYKVLALLHKSLDQAEAAFAPLDQDILLIALAALFASLLGALLLARNLSQPVRQLARVAERIGQGDYQTPITLQRRDELGSLAQTFKSMQEGIAERERQLAHNALHDALTGLPNRTLAIERLGSAITAGRPTALLYLSVSNFRSILESSGADGVDLALQQLARRLQATLRPGDSLARLVADEMLLLLEHCDSDSAIAAADKLQQLLAKPMTIGSLVISLDCCIGIAVYPVDGATPDELLRRAAIAMQDAAHLPGHLQVYQQGRDDAHQRQISLIRDLRHAASNAELLLYYQPKLDIRAGRVHEAEALLRWNHPQYGMVSPGEFIPLAERTGSIQILTAWVIEEVVRQLHEWNSRGLHMQVSLNISAEDLGSLELAERVAALLARQAVAAEQLVFEITESAVMQDPERALEVLHSLRNCGIHLSVDDFGTGYSSLAQLKRMPVHELKIDQSFIRELDEQSDDAVIVRSTIDMSHSLGLKVVAEGVEFQRNLDLLRLWNCDTAQGYLISRPLPAQAFEQWMQQWQPSVLAGAH
- a CDS encoding DUF3034 family protein → MGKTLALIFLGLLCPGLVLAEQGRLLATGGASSIEGAAGGGITPWAVLSGYGEQGEWGASAFATRVETGDYRLDVAGMAASYGNRVELSYARQRFDLGTLARDLSLPDNSLSQDILGLKVRLFGDLIYDQLPQVSLGIQHKRQKDFLVPSLIGAQRDEDTEGYIAASRLLLGGAFGYNLLLNGNLRYSRANELGLLGFGGDRRDEHSVLKEGSVAVLFNPRWALGVEYREKPDNLSFAGENDWSDVFIGYFPNKHLAVVLAYARLGEIAGLDNQDGAYLSIQGSF
- a CDS encoding group 1 truncated hemoglobin, with the translated sequence MRVLLAGLCLTLVACTSQPPRDDSLYRSLGEQAGITRIVEGMLLNSARNPRIAHYFRDIDIERLRDKLVEQVCVEAGGPCEYTGDSMEESHKGLNIDRGDFNALVEDLIDAMDAEGIPVAAQNRLLARLAPLRGQIIER
- the putP gene encoding sodium/proline symporter PutP, which encodes MTASTPMLITFVVYIAAMVLIGLFAYMRTKNLSDYILGGRSLGSFVTALSAGASDMSGWLLMGLPGAVYMSGLSEGWIAIGLIVGAYLNWLLVAGRLRVQTEHNGNALTLPDYFTNRFEDNSRILRIFSALVILVFFTIYCASGVVAGARLFESTFGMSYETALWAGAAATIAYTFIGGFLAVSWTDTVQATLMIFALILAPVMVLVATGGMDSTFAAIELKDATNFDMLKGTTFVGVISLMAWGLGYFGQPHILARFMAADSVKSIPAARRISMTWMILCLGGAVAVGFFGIAYFSANPDLAGPVTENPERVFIELSKLLFNPWIAGVLLSAILAAVMSTLSCQLLVCSSALTEDFYKAFLRKGASQNELVWVGRAMVLLVAVIAIALASNPDNRVLGLVSYAWAGFGAAFGPVVILSVMWKGMTRNGALAGMIVGAVTVVVWKNWIGLGLYEIIPGFILATLAILVFSRIGNGASKTMQQRFDMAEKEYQDAHI